A stretch of the Xiphias gladius isolate SHS-SW01 ecotype Sanya breed wild chromosome 19, ASM1685928v1, whole genome shotgun sequence genome encodes the following:
- the cdc14b gene encoding dual specificity protein phosphatase CDC14B isoform X2 yields MENVMFKSVGGMTADDVSPRCIEFIKDQLYFAIFQQKIKSTAERHCFCIDEELAYENFYADFGPLNLAMFYRFCCKLTKKLKSITLSRKKIIFYTCGDQKKQANAAYLIGSYAVMHLNMMPEEAYSLLVSRNSTYIPFRDASFGTCMYNLNILDCLRAVHKALQFGWLDFSNFDVEEYEHYERAENGDLNWIIPGKFLAFSGPHPKSKIENGYPLHAPEAYIPYFRKHNITTIIRLNKKMYDARRFTDSGFEHHDLFFVDGSTPNDTIVRKFLNICENAEGAIAVHCKAGLGRTGTLIGCYMMKHYRLTAAEAIAWIRICRPGSIIGPQQNFVEEKQNGLWAEGDVFQEKMLNERENGKMAVTRILSGVDDITINGSNKNRAPKKEEMELYNDEEERNGLTQGDKLRALKSKRQARSSSGSLSQEENKIHTRSSSQSLSRVILQSSVQGCKTSVNPLALPDNSDSRKRTRTSLPANGVGGSSLCHTRLVRSLGNLHVLTGDRDPMCCEPCGSHRDTASATANTGTLINLNMAQVHLQSLHTQS; encoded by the exons ATGGAAAACGTCATGTTCAAATCTGTGGGCGGTATGACCGCGGACGACGTTTCGCCGAGATGCATCGAGTTCATCAAGG ATCAACTATATTTCGCCATATTTCAGCAAAAGatcaagagcacagctgaacgACACTGTTTCTGCATAGACGAAGAGCTGGCGTATGAGAA CTTCTACGCGGACTTCGGTCCCCTTAACCTGGCCATGTTTTATCGCTTCTGTTGTAAGCTGACAAAGAAGCTCAAG TCTATTACACTCTCAAGGAAGAAGATCATATTTTATACCTGTGGAGACCAGAAGAAACAGGCCAATGCTGCCTACCTAATAGGCTCATATGCT GTAATGCATCTAAACATGATGCCAGAGGAGGCCTACAGTCTGCTGGTGTCAAGGAATTCAACATACATCCCATTCAG AGATGCTTCGTTTGGAACCTGCATGTACAATCTGAACATCCTAGATTGCCTCCGTGCTGTTCACAAG GCTCTGCAGTTCGGCTGGCTGGACTTCTCTAACTTTGATGTGGAAGAATATGAGCACTACGAGAGAGCAGAAAATGGAGACTTAAATTGGATTATCCCAGGAAAGTTCCTTGCATTCAGTGGGCCTCATCCAAAAAGCAAAATAGAGAATG GGTATCCTCTCCATGCTCCTGAGGCCTACATTCCTTACTTTAGGAAACATAACATCACAACTATCATCCGCCTCAACAAGAAGATGTATGATGCAAGGCGTTTTACAGACTCTGGCTTTGAACATCATGACCTGTTCTTTGTGGATGGGAGCACACCAAACGACACTATTGTCAGGAAGTTCCTCAACATCTGTGAGAATGCAGAAGGAGCCATAGCTGTCCACTGCAAAG CTGGTCTGGGGAGGACTGgcactctgattggctgttatATGATGAAACATTATCGCCTGACTGCCGCAGAGGCCATTGCCTGGATACGGATTTGCCGACCAGGGTCCATCATTGGGCCTCAGCAGAACTTTGTTGAAGA GAAGCAGAACGGTCTGTGGGCTGAGGGCGACGTTTTCCAGGAGAAGATGCTAAATGAACGAGAGAACGGCAAGATGGCCGTAACCAGGATCCTGTCTGGAGTGGATGACATAACCATCAATGGGAGCAACAAGAACAGGGCACCcaagaaagaagaaatggaACTG tataATGAcgaagaggagagaaatggcCTTACACAGGGTGATAAACTACGAGCCCTGAAGAGCAAGAGACAGGCCAGATCGTCTTCAGGTTCACTATC acaggaagagaacaAGATTCACACCAGGTCATCATCACAGTCCCTAAG CAGGGTCATCTTGCAATCCAGTGTTCAGGGCTGTAAGACCAGCGTCAACCCCCTGGCTCTGCCCGACAACTCAGACAGCAGGAAGAGGACCAGAACCTCACTGCCAGCCAACGGAGTAGGAGGAAG CTCCCTGTGCCACACCAGGCTGGTCAGGTCCCTAGGCAACTTGCATGTACTGACTGGCGACAGGGACCCAATGTGTTGTGAGCCATGTGGCAGCCATAGAGACACAGCCAGTGCCACAGCCAACACAGGCACTCTCATCAACTTAAACATGGCACAGGTCCACCTGCAG
- the cdc14b gene encoding dual specificity protein phosphatase CDC14B isoform X1, translating to MKRKSEGRRAESRKKRRAAHNSPEAEPNSDIYIEITDQLYFAIFQQKIKSTAERHCFCIDEELAYENFYADFGPLNLAMFYRFCCKLTKKLKSITLSRKKIIFYTCGDQKKQANAAYLIGSYAVMHLNMMPEEAYSLLVSRNSTYIPFRDASFGTCMYNLNILDCLRAVHKALQFGWLDFSNFDVEEYEHYERAENGDLNWIIPGKFLAFSGPHPKSKIENGYPLHAPEAYIPYFRKHNITTIIRLNKKMYDARRFTDSGFEHHDLFFVDGSTPNDTIVRKFLNICENAEGAIAVHCKAGLGRTGTLIGCYMMKHYRLTAAEAIAWIRICRPGSIIGPQQNFVEEKQNGLWAEGDVFQEKMLNERENGKMAVTRILSGVDDITINGSNKNRAPKKEEMELYNDEEERNGLTQGDKLRALKSKRQARSSSGSLSQEENKIHTRSSSQSLSRVILQSSVQGCKTSVNPLALPDNSDSRKRTRTSLPANGVGGSSLCHTRLVRSLGNLHVLTGDRDPMCCEPCGSHRDTASATANTGTLINLNMAQVHLQSLHTQS from the exons ATCAACTATATTTCGCCATATTTCAGCAAAAGatcaagagcacagctgaacgACACTGTTTCTGCATAGACGAAGAGCTGGCGTATGAGAA CTTCTACGCGGACTTCGGTCCCCTTAACCTGGCCATGTTTTATCGCTTCTGTTGTAAGCTGACAAAGAAGCTCAAG TCTATTACACTCTCAAGGAAGAAGATCATATTTTATACCTGTGGAGACCAGAAGAAACAGGCCAATGCTGCCTACCTAATAGGCTCATATGCT GTAATGCATCTAAACATGATGCCAGAGGAGGCCTACAGTCTGCTGGTGTCAAGGAATTCAACATACATCCCATTCAG AGATGCTTCGTTTGGAACCTGCATGTACAATCTGAACATCCTAGATTGCCTCCGTGCTGTTCACAAG GCTCTGCAGTTCGGCTGGCTGGACTTCTCTAACTTTGATGTGGAAGAATATGAGCACTACGAGAGAGCAGAAAATGGAGACTTAAATTGGATTATCCCAGGAAAGTTCCTTGCATTCAGTGGGCCTCATCCAAAAAGCAAAATAGAGAATG GGTATCCTCTCCATGCTCCTGAGGCCTACATTCCTTACTTTAGGAAACATAACATCACAACTATCATCCGCCTCAACAAGAAGATGTATGATGCAAGGCGTTTTACAGACTCTGGCTTTGAACATCATGACCTGTTCTTTGTGGATGGGAGCACACCAAACGACACTATTGTCAGGAAGTTCCTCAACATCTGTGAGAATGCAGAAGGAGCCATAGCTGTCCACTGCAAAG CTGGTCTGGGGAGGACTGgcactctgattggctgttatATGATGAAACATTATCGCCTGACTGCCGCAGAGGCCATTGCCTGGATACGGATTTGCCGACCAGGGTCCATCATTGGGCCTCAGCAGAACTTTGTTGAAGA GAAGCAGAACGGTCTGTGGGCTGAGGGCGACGTTTTCCAGGAGAAGATGCTAAATGAACGAGAGAACGGCAAGATGGCCGTAACCAGGATCCTGTCTGGAGTGGATGACATAACCATCAATGGGAGCAACAAGAACAGGGCACCcaagaaagaagaaatggaACTG tataATGAcgaagaggagagaaatggcCTTACACAGGGTGATAAACTACGAGCCCTGAAGAGCAAGAGACAGGCCAGATCGTCTTCAGGTTCACTATC acaggaagagaacaAGATTCACACCAGGTCATCATCACAGTCCCTAAG CAGGGTCATCTTGCAATCCAGTGTTCAGGGCTGTAAGACCAGCGTCAACCCCCTGGCTCTGCCCGACAACTCAGACAGCAGGAAGAGGACCAGAACCTCACTGCCAGCCAACGGAGTAGGAGGAAG CTCCCTGTGCCACACCAGGCTGGTCAGGTCCCTAGGCAACTTGCATGTACTGACTGGCGACAGGGACCCAATGTGTTGTGAGCCATGTGGCAGCCATAGAGACACAGCCAGTGCCACAGCCAACACAGGCACTCTCATCAACTTAAACATGGCACAGGTCCACCTGCAG
- the cdc14b gene encoding dual specificity protein phosphatase CDC14B isoform X4 — protein MKRKSEGRRAESRKKRRAAHNSPEAEPNSDIYIEITDQLYFAIFQQKIKSTAERHCFCIDEELAYENFYADFGPLNLAMFYRFCCKLTKKLKSITLSRKKIIFYTCGDQKKQANAAYLIGSYAVMHLNMMPEEAYSLLVSRNSTYIPFRDASFGTCMYNLNILDCLRAVHKALQFGWLDFSNFDVEEYEHYERAENGDLNWIIPGKFLAFSGPHPKSKIENGYPLHAPEAYIPYFRKHNITTIIRLNKKMYDARRFTDSGFEHHDLFFVDGSTPNDTIVRKFLNICENAEGAIAVHCKAGLGRTGTLIGCYMMKHYRLTAAEAIAWIRICRPGSIIGPQQNFVEEKQNGLWAEGDVFQEKMLNERENGKMAVTRILSGVDDITINGSNKNRAPKKEEMELYNDEEERNGLTQGDKLRALKSKRQARSSSGSLSQEENKIHTRSSSQSLSRVILQSSVQGCKTSVNPLALPDNSDSRKRTRTSLPANGVGGSHSIPKARAPLLR, from the exons ATCAACTATATTTCGCCATATTTCAGCAAAAGatcaagagcacagctgaacgACACTGTTTCTGCATAGACGAAGAGCTGGCGTATGAGAA CTTCTACGCGGACTTCGGTCCCCTTAACCTGGCCATGTTTTATCGCTTCTGTTGTAAGCTGACAAAGAAGCTCAAG TCTATTACACTCTCAAGGAAGAAGATCATATTTTATACCTGTGGAGACCAGAAGAAACAGGCCAATGCTGCCTACCTAATAGGCTCATATGCT GTAATGCATCTAAACATGATGCCAGAGGAGGCCTACAGTCTGCTGGTGTCAAGGAATTCAACATACATCCCATTCAG AGATGCTTCGTTTGGAACCTGCATGTACAATCTGAACATCCTAGATTGCCTCCGTGCTGTTCACAAG GCTCTGCAGTTCGGCTGGCTGGACTTCTCTAACTTTGATGTGGAAGAATATGAGCACTACGAGAGAGCAGAAAATGGAGACTTAAATTGGATTATCCCAGGAAAGTTCCTTGCATTCAGTGGGCCTCATCCAAAAAGCAAAATAGAGAATG GGTATCCTCTCCATGCTCCTGAGGCCTACATTCCTTACTTTAGGAAACATAACATCACAACTATCATCCGCCTCAACAAGAAGATGTATGATGCAAGGCGTTTTACAGACTCTGGCTTTGAACATCATGACCTGTTCTTTGTGGATGGGAGCACACCAAACGACACTATTGTCAGGAAGTTCCTCAACATCTGTGAGAATGCAGAAGGAGCCATAGCTGTCCACTGCAAAG CTGGTCTGGGGAGGACTGgcactctgattggctgttatATGATGAAACATTATCGCCTGACTGCCGCAGAGGCCATTGCCTGGATACGGATTTGCCGACCAGGGTCCATCATTGGGCCTCAGCAGAACTTTGTTGAAGA GAAGCAGAACGGTCTGTGGGCTGAGGGCGACGTTTTCCAGGAGAAGATGCTAAATGAACGAGAGAACGGCAAGATGGCCGTAACCAGGATCCTGTCTGGAGTGGATGACATAACCATCAATGGGAGCAACAAGAACAGGGCACCcaagaaagaagaaatggaACTG tataATGAcgaagaggagagaaatggcCTTACACAGGGTGATAAACTACGAGCCCTGAAGAGCAAGAGACAGGCCAGATCGTCTTCAGGTTCACTATC acaggaagagaacaAGATTCACACCAGGTCATCATCACAGTCCCTAAG CAGGGTCATCTTGCAATCCAGTGTTCAGGGCTGTAAGACCAGCGTCAACCCCCTGGCTCTGCCCGACAACTCAGACAGCAGGAAGAGGACCAGAACCTCACTGCCAGCCAACGGAGTAGGAGGAAG
- the cdc14b gene encoding dual specificity protein phosphatase CDC14B isoform X5 yields MKRKSEGRRAESRKKRRAAHNSPEAEPNSDIYIEITDQLYFAIFQQKIKSTAERHCFCIDEELAYENFYADFGPLNLAMFYRFCCKLTKKLKSITLSRKKIIFYTCGDQKKQANAAYLIGSYAVMHLNMMPEEAYSLLVSRNSTYIPFRDASFGTCMYNLNILDCLRAVHKALQFGWLDFSNFDVEEYEHYERAENGDLNWIIPGKFLAFSGPHPKSKIENGYPLHAPEAYIPYFRKHNITTIIRLNKKMYDARRFTDSGFEHHDLFFVDGSTPNDTIVRKFLNICENAEGAIAVHCKAGLGRTGTLIGCYMMKHYRLTAAEAIAWIRICRPGSIIGPQQNFVEEKQNGLWAEGDVFQEKMLNERENGKMAVTRILSGVDDITINGSNKNRAPKKEEMELYNDEEERNGLTQGDKLRALKSKRQARSSSGSLSQVVVFCCSLMGTVWPMCCLPFKR; encoded by the exons ATCAACTATATTTCGCCATATTTCAGCAAAAGatcaagagcacagctgaacgACACTGTTTCTGCATAGACGAAGAGCTGGCGTATGAGAA CTTCTACGCGGACTTCGGTCCCCTTAACCTGGCCATGTTTTATCGCTTCTGTTGTAAGCTGACAAAGAAGCTCAAG TCTATTACACTCTCAAGGAAGAAGATCATATTTTATACCTGTGGAGACCAGAAGAAACAGGCCAATGCTGCCTACCTAATAGGCTCATATGCT GTAATGCATCTAAACATGATGCCAGAGGAGGCCTACAGTCTGCTGGTGTCAAGGAATTCAACATACATCCCATTCAG AGATGCTTCGTTTGGAACCTGCATGTACAATCTGAACATCCTAGATTGCCTCCGTGCTGTTCACAAG GCTCTGCAGTTCGGCTGGCTGGACTTCTCTAACTTTGATGTGGAAGAATATGAGCACTACGAGAGAGCAGAAAATGGAGACTTAAATTGGATTATCCCAGGAAAGTTCCTTGCATTCAGTGGGCCTCATCCAAAAAGCAAAATAGAGAATG GGTATCCTCTCCATGCTCCTGAGGCCTACATTCCTTACTTTAGGAAACATAACATCACAACTATCATCCGCCTCAACAAGAAGATGTATGATGCAAGGCGTTTTACAGACTCTGGCTTTGAACATCATGACCTGTTCTTTGTGGATGGGAGCACACCAAACGACACTATTGTCAGGAAGTTCCTCAACATCTGTGAGAATGCAGAAGGAGCCATAGCTGTCCACTGCAAAG CTGGTCTGGGGAGGACTGgcactctgattggctgttatATGATGAAACATTATCGCCTGACTGCCGCAGAGGCCATTGCCTGGATACGGATTTGCCGACCAGGGTCCATCATTGGGCCTCAGCAGAACTTTGTTGAAGA GAAGCAGAACGGTCTGTGGGCTGAGGGCGACGTTTTCCAGGAGAAGATGCTAAATGAACGAGAGAACGGCAAGATGGCCGTAACCAGGATCCTGTCTGGAGTGGATGACATAACCATCAATGGGAGCAACAAGAACAGGGCACCcaagaaagaagaaatggaACTG tataATGAcgaagaggagagaaatggcCTTACACAGGGTGATAAACTACGAGCCCTGAAGAGCAAGAGACAGGCCAGATCGTCTTCAGGTTCACTATC GCAGGTGGTAGTGTTCTGCTGCAGCCTCATGGGTACGGTGTGGCCAATGTGTTGCCTGCCATTCAAAAgataa